The window CGTACTCGTCCTCGGGGCGGCAGGTCTGACCGTGATCGCCACCGGCGCGATCCTCGATGCCATGTGGCTGCTCGGCATCGGGGTCTGGGCGATCATCGCAGCGATGGTGATCGAGCTCGTCTACCGGCCCTAGCCGCCGATGTCCCGGTGGCGGTAGCCCTCCGGCGTACGCGCCGTAGAAGGATCCGGGCCGTGTCCTCGTGGACCGCGGGAGGGCCGACGAGCTTCTCAGGGGTCATGTTGTCGACGTCAGCGGGGAACCAGACGTACCCGCCGTGCCGCCGCGGTGCCGGACGGCCAGATGGCATGGGTCGGTGACGTTCGGCAGGAACTGGTCCGCCGGCGGCCCAGACGGTTCGGCTGAGACCCGTCACGCCAGGAGGCGGCGGCATCGGTCGGCCGACTCCAGCATGTCCAGGCTGACCTGTTCAAGGAACGCGCCCACCTTGGCCAGCCGCTGCCCCACAGGGCTCTCGGGCCCGTACGCCTGCGCCGCGGCCGTCGAGGCCTGCGCTGCCTCGAGCGTCTGCCGCGAGCTGATCACGATCGAGTGGTACCAGGCGTCGTCGTCGACCACGTAGATGTCGCGACGCCGCTGCGGATCGCGCTCGCGCCGGACATACCCGTGCTCGACCAGGAAGTTCACGGCTACGGAGACGGAGGCCGGGCTGACCTTCAGTCTGCGGGTCAGCTCGGCTGCTGTGCGCCTGCCGTCCTCGGACAGCAACAGGTCGACGTGCACGCGCGCTGTCATCCTCGGCAGTCCCGACCTGACCGCCAGCTCGATGATCTCCTCTTCCATTGCGCCGCCCGGCGCTCCGGCCGCGCGCGGGGGTGCCGGTGTGCCGCGCTGCGCCCGCTGGACCGTCGCCAGCTGCGCCTGCTGGGGCCGGTAGCCGCCGGGACCGCCGTTGCGTGCGATCTCCCGGCTGATCGTCGAGGTCGGCCGGTCGAGCCGCCTGGCGATCTCGGCGTAGGAGAGCTTGCCGGTGAGTCCGGCCGCGATGCGCTGGCGTTCCTGCTGGGTCAACCGTCCTCCAGGCATGCCGCCAGTATTGCCTTCACCGCCACTCAATGCAACGCACCATTGCATTCGAGCGCAGCGTCATTGCATCAATTTGGCACTCTTCAGCTGCACTTATGCGTTCCAGTGGATTGCAGCAATCCTGAATGCAACGTAGCTTTCGAATTGTATCAAACACGCACTATCGCGAGGTGAGGAATGGTCATGGATGAATCGGTCCACACTGTTACGACGCTGCCGACGGAGCGTCAGTCCGGCTGTCCCTTCGACCCTCCGGCAGAGCTGATCGACGCCCGCCGGCACGGCCCCATCAGCCGCTACACCCACCCCGGCGGGAAACCCGGCTGGATGATCACCGGATACGACCTGGTCAGGTCGGTCCTGGCCGACCCGCGGTTCAGCTCGCGCAAGGACCTCCTGAACGTGGTCGACTTCGAGATCCCTCCGGCGCCGCCCGGCGAGTTCCTCCTCATGGACGACCCCCAGCACAGCCGCTACCGGAAGCCGCTGGTCGGCAAGTTCACCGCACGGCGGATGCGCCTGCTCACCGAGCGCATCGAGCAGATCACCACCGACTGCCTGGACGCCATGGAGAAGGCGGGGCCGTCGGCGGACCTGGTGACCGCGTTCGCCAAGCCCATCCCCACCATCATCATCTGTGAGCTGCTGGGGGTGCCGTACGAGGACCGGGCCTCCTTCCAGGAACAGATCGACAAGTTCATGAACGGGGAGACGGGCGACGAGGAGCTGATGGCGGCCTACACCGCGACCCAGACCTACCTCGCGGAACTGGTGGCTGCCAAGCGTGCGAACCCCACCGATGACGTGCTCAGCGAACTCACCGACAGCGACCTGACCGATGAGGAGCTGCAGGGGATCAGCCTGATCCTGCTGGCGGCCGGCTTCGACACCACCGCCAACATGCTGTCCCTCGGGACCTTCGCGCTGCTGCAGAACCCGGAGCAACTGGCAGCGCTGCGCGCCGATCCCGCGCTCATCGACCAGGCCGTCGAGGAGCTGCTGCGGTATCTGAGCGTCGCCAAGTCGTTCATGCGGACGGCGCTGGAGGACGTCGAGGTGGGCGGCCAGACCATCGAGGCCGGCACGACGGTCGTCCTGTCGTACAACACCGCCAACCGCGACCCCGAGCGGTACCCGGATCCCCACACGCTCGACCTCGGGAGGGACTCCGGCGGGCACCTGGCCTTCGGCCACGGCATCCACCTGTGCCTGGGCGCGCAGCTGGCCCGCATCGAGATGCGGGTCGCGTTCTCCGCGCTGCTGGGGCGTTTCCCCACGCTGCGCCTGGCCGTACCGGCCGAAGACGTCGCCCTGCGCCCGGAGACCGCGGACATCTACGGGGTGAAGAGCCTCCCGGTCACCTGGGAGGTGTGACCTCCGGCCGGTGACGGGTGAGCTCGCGTACGGCCGCCGCGGCCGAGCTGTGGTTGCCGGCCTGCGCGGATCGGGTCCGCGGCGCCGGCTGGACAGTGAGCAGGGCCCTGGCCGCGCTCGACCTGGCAGGGGCTCACGTGCGTGTCGGGAATCGCGACGGGTCCGAGGAGAGACACACCTCGCAGGACGCTCCGGGGGCGCTCACGTCATGCGTCCAGTCGGGCGCGAATGAGGGAGTCGAGCCGTTCCCATGCCGGGGACGAAGCGTTGACTCTGCTCTGGATGAGGGCGGGGATCTCGGAGCCCGTATCCAGCCCGGGCCGTTCGTCGGGCCCGTAGCGCTCCCGATTCGCCTCGGCGATCCCGCGGGCGAGGTCCTCGAGCCGCGGGTCGTCGGCGTCGAGGTCGTGTGCGTGGTCGTAGTCGAGGAAGAGCCACCGTAGAGTCGGGTCGGCCAAGATCTCGGCCTGCTCGTGAAACAGGGTGGTCGCACGGTCCGGGTGGGTGGCGAACACGAGGATCCACAAGTCGCGTTGCAGGTCCACCCATCGAGGCGTGAATCCCCATCGGGCCAGATCCTCCAGATGGGCGAAGACCTCGCCGGGCAGTGGCACCAGACGCCCGGCGGCGAGCCGGCGCAGGCGCCCTTGAGTGTCCTGCAGGCTGCGGATGCGGGCGTCGAGTTCGTCGTCGATCTCGCCCAGCGCCTGCCGGAATTCCTCCTCGCCCGCCGCTCTCAGATACCGGATACGAGCGAGGGGGACACCGGCTTCTGCCAGTGTCCGGACCTTGATCAGATCGACAGCGTCGTTCGCGCCGTACCGCCGGTAGCCGGACGCGTCGCGGTCGGGCTCGGGGAGCAACCCCTTGTCGTGGTAGACGCGGACGGTCTTGATCGACACTCCGATGTAGCCGGCCAGCTGTCCGATGGTGATCACCTCGTCATCGTCCCACTTGACCTTGCCCCAGGGGCAGGGTTGCAGCATGGCGTCATGGAGAACACGAACCCCGATCGGGAGACCCTTCGCGACCTGGCCGACGAGGGCAACGAGACCGCGCTGGACCGGCTGGCCGATCTCGAGGACGCGGCCGGCGACGTCGCGGAGCTGAGCGACCTGTTGGACGAGGGATCCCGGCACGCCGGAATGCTGCTCACGCGACGCGCGGCCGCGGCCGGTGACCTGCGCGAGCTGCAACGGATCTCGGACGCCGGATATGAAGAGGCCGGAACGGAGCTGGAGCGGCTGCTGCGGGCACCGGGCGGTCGTCAGGACTGACGATCCGCCCGGCTGCCGCACCTGCCGCCATCCTGTATCTCACCGTGCCTGTATCTCACCGTGACGATATGGAGAATCCCAAGCGGCGGCGAACGCGCCTTCGTGTGGCCTTAGGCGCCGATGTCCCGGCGCCGGTGGTCCTCCAGGGCTTCCCGCCGGACGAGGAGCCGGGCCGTGTCCTCGTGGACGGCTACGACGGCGGGGCGGCCGACCAGGTTGTATCCGGAGGCCATGGACAGCTGGTAGGCACCGGCCACCGGTACGGCGAGCAGATCGCCGGGGTGGATGTCGCCCGGCAGCTGGACGTCGGAGGCGAGGATGTCGCCCGCCTCGCAGTGCCGCCCGACGACGGTGGCCGTACGGGGCCCGGCCGCCGAGTGGCGGCCGACGAGCCGGGGTGCGTACCGCACCCCGTACAGGGCGGGGCGCGGGTTGTCGATCATGCCGCCGTCGACGGCGACGAACACGTTCTCGCCGGTGTGCTTGACGGTGAGCACCCGGTAGAGGGCGACTCCGGCGGGGCCCACGACGGCCCGTCCGGGTTCGACGGCGAGCCGGGGCACGGGCAGTCCGGCGGCGGCGCAGCCGTCGACGAGTTCGGTACGCATCCGCCGGGCGAGCGCGGTGAGGTCGAGGGCGGGTACGCCCGGCTGGTAGGCGATGCCGTGGCCGCCGCCCATGTCCAGCTCGGGCAGGACCAGGCCGTGGGTGTCACGGATGCGGGCCATGAGCCCGATCATGCGGCGCAGGGCGACCAGGTAGGGCTTCACCTCGGATATCTGGCATCCGATGTGGCAGTGCAAGCCGGTCAGTTCGAGCCGGGGCTGGCCCAGGATCCGGGTGACGGCGTGCTGTGCGCCGCCGTCGGTGAGGGAGAGCCCGAACTTCTGGTCCTCCCTTCCGGTTCGGATCTTGTCGTGGCCGCCGGCCGAGACGCCCGGGACCACCCGCACCATCACCTTCTGGCGGCCGCCTGGGCCGACGGCGGCGGCGATCCTGGCGATCTTGGACGGGCTGTCGATGACGATCCGTCCGACACCGAGGCGCAGGGCGGCCTCCAGGTCGTGCGGGGACTTGGCGTTTCCGTGCAGCACGATGCGCTCGGGCGGGAATCCGGTGGTGACGGCGAGTTCCAGCTCCCCGGCCGAGCATACGTCCAGGCCCAGCCCCTCCTCCTGGACCCATCGGACCATGGCGCGGGAGAGGAACGCCTTGGCGGCGTACAGCACGTCCGCGTCGGGGAAGGCGTCGCGATACGTCCGGCAGCGCCCGCGGACCTCGCCCTCGTCCAGTACGTAGACGGGGGTGGCGAAGCGCTCGGCGATCTGGGTGAGGGAGACTCCGCCGACGGCCAGGTCGCCGTGGGGGAGCGGCCTCGTGGACGCGGGCCATACGGACAGCTCACCGGCAGCGGCGGGCTCTCAGGGAGAACGGCGATGGTCATGTTCCGCTCCCCTTCAGGCCGTGCGGGCCGTGGTCTCGGATACCCATGTGAGCGGTGCTCCGGTGGGTCCGGCATCCGCCGTGGGGACCGGGGGCGCGGTGAGGGCCGGGTCGACGGTCAGCAGGGACGCGCCGAGCGGCCGGGCCATCGCACGGAGTGCGGCCTCGGAGAGCCGGATCCAGGGCTGGGCCGTACCGAGCGTGGCGGCCAGCCGTTCCGGGCTGGTGAAACCGACGGCGGTACGGGTTCCCATCGGGGTGCGGAACAGCCGCACGACGACGTGCGCTTCTCCCGGCCGGGCGGGCACGTACACAGGCCCGGCCGGGCCCTGTTCCTCGGGCTCGGAGTCGGATTCGTCGTACAGGAACAAGCACATGGGGCCCTCCTCGGGGAACCACGAGTGACAGGTCACGCCCCGGCGCGGGGAGGCGGTCCGGGACGTGCAACCGAAGCTATCCCCGCCCCAGCGCCCCGGCGGCCACCCCGTAACGGGACCCATACGGCCACCGACCCACTCCATACGCATCACTGACGGCAGGACCTGGAGTCCATCAGGAGTGCGTCAGGGTTGTGGACCTCTCCGCCAGAAGTCCGTAAAGGACATGGCTCCGCCGTGCCTCGTGGCGTTTCCATCGGGACCGGTGACCGGACGGCGAGGAGAGAGAACAGGTCGTGCGAAGAGTCGTGGTCGGCGTGACCGGCACCCTGGGGAGTCTGGCAGCCCTGCACAGGGCAGCCGCAGAGGCCCGCGCACGGGATGCGGAGCTGCGAGTCGTCCTGGCGTGGCAATCGCCGGGCGGTGAACTCGGCAGCCGGAACGGCCTCAGCCCCTCCGCCCTGGCGGAATGCCGTACGGCTGCCGTCGAAAGACTTCGCGAGGTGCTCGACACGGCGTTCCGTGCGGTGAAGCCCGGAGTCGCCCTCGCGGGCCTCACCGTACGGGGCAAGCCCGGCGCCGTCCTGGTGGACACCGCCCGTGGCGTGGAGGACCTCTTGGTCGTAGGCACCGGCTCACGTACTCCGTTGCGCCGCCTCCCGCACCCGCCCTCGCCTGCGCTCTGCGCTCCGCAGGAGCAAGAGCGGCGGCGTTGCCTTCGCGCCATTCGTTTGAGCGGCAGCGGCTGGAAGCCGGTCGCGAAGTACCCGGAGGACGGAAGCCGTTGGGGGATGGGTGGACCGGATCGAGGCCGGCGATCCACTCCACCAAGCGGTGTCGGCCCGCGCATGGCGGCCGCCGTGGTGAGGTATAGGCCGAGCGTCCTCGATCGTCCGTTTCATTCGGCGATCTCTGTCCGTTCCCACCACTCGTAGACCGCCAGTCGTCCCTCCGGGCTGTCCTGGTGCCGCGACGTGTTCTTGAAATGCTCGTACCCGCCGCGGTGTGGAATCTTCAGGTCTTGTCCGGGGTCGGAGATCGGAACGATCCGCTCGGGCAGATCGTCCGGGCCGCCCTCAAGCACTGCCTTGGTCGCCATGCTTCCAGTCTTCCCAACCGCGGGCCCGCTCGCATCACGAGGTCGGCACTGGCGTGCCTCAGCACCACCGGCAGCGCCCCGCTCCGACGCGGTGACGGGGCAGGGTCGGTTTGTGGACACGGAGTACGCAATGTGGAGGGGGGCCGACCGAACGGCAGGGGGTGGGCAGGGTCAAACGCCCCGGCGCCGAGCATCGGTCTGGGACCTGGTCCTCACCTGGGAGCGGAGGGATCGGGCCGTGTCCAGGTCGAAGGGCTCGGTGCTGGGGGTGAGTATCGCTGCGGCGGCTGCGGCCACCCCCGACGCGGCGGCGCTGACGGGATCCTCTCCGGCGGCCAGCTGTGTGATGAGGGCGGCGACCATGCTGTCTCCCGCCCCGGCGTCGCTCAGGGGCTCGCCGGGCAGCGGCGGCGCGTAGAGCTCGGTGTGGCCGTGGCCGGTCGAGCACAGTGCGCCCAGCTCTCCGAGGGTGGTGACGGCGATCTCGGCGGCCCCTGTGGTGAGTAGGTGCTCGTTGAGAGCCCGGGCGTCGTCGAAGCCACGGACCGGCCGGCCGGTCAGGCTCTCGGCCTCTGTGCGGTTGCACCTGAGCAGGAACACGCCCTCCGCGAGTGCTCCGCGAAGCGCCGGACCGGAGGTGTCCAGGACCAGTCGGGATCCGGCTTCCCTGACGCGGCGGGCGGCGACCGCGTAGAAGTCGTCGGGCAAGCCGCCGGGCAGGCTGCCGCTGGCCACGACGTACGGGCAGTTGCCGACGGCCTGCACCAGCGCATCCAGGGATCGCCGCCCCTCGTGGTCGTGCAGGTGCGGGCCGGGCGGCACGATGTGGTAGCCGCGGCTCGATTCGGCCTCGAACAGCACGAGTGCTTCGCGGGTGCCGTCGTCGATGTCGATGGCGACGTGGTCGACGCCCTCTTCGTCCAGCAGTCGGTTCAGGCGCAGGCCGACCTCGCCTCCGGCGGTGTGGACGGCGGTGGCTCGTCCTCCGAGCCGCACGACATGACGGGCGACGTTGATCCCTCCGCCCCCGGCGGCCACCGACCTGACCCGGGCACGGTTCTTGCCGATGACCTCCAGGTGCCCGACCTCCCAGCAGAGATCGACCGCAGGATTCATCGTCAAGGTGAGGATGGACGGCTTGGCCGCCCTCTCCGATCCCCCTGCGCCGTCGGTACTCCTGGCTGTGGTGGGCTCCGGCGTCGCGGCCGTCCTCATCGCGGTACCCAGGTGGTCGCGCTGACCCCTTCCCGGCGCACCGTCCGCCGGGCACGGCCCCGCTCACTGCAGACTGAGGGAATCGGGGCCTGTTCCCACGCGCTGCGGTCGACCCCGGCCGCTGCCAGGAACAGTTTTGGCTCCTGACCACGGTGCCGACCGTTGGACGCGAGGGGCCTGGCAACGCCCGCTGTCCTCTCGCACAGGTTCACGGAGGCCGCATCCCGCCCCGTGCCGTACCTGCTTGCGCCTCGGGAACGGTGACCGTGAGTGCACCGTCGGCCGGGGCCGTACCGGCGTCCTCGCTCTCCTGCTACCCGCATCGGCCGGAGCGGCGTGTGCCGAGCCCGTGGTGCGCCGAAGAACTGGTGCGTGCGGCCGAAGAAGGCGTCCGGCTCCACCGGGCCACCGGTCCGGCGCCGCGCGGGAAGCGTCATCGCACTCACCTCCGTGGACAACGACACGTCCGACCCGACTTCCATACTGAAACAGCCTGACGTCACCTGCATGCCGGACCACGGCTGGGGCTGTTCCTCGGCATCTGGATCCACAGGAGCATCGGGTAGGCGGTGACAGCTGCGGCACCCCTGGCAAGAACGTGGGGCCTTGGCCATCTCGTCGTCCAGCTCGGACGGGGACAGCGTTGCATCGGCCTTCTTGGAACGCTTTTGCACTGGGGAACGAACGGTCGAGGCTGTAAGCAGGCCGACGCCCGTTGCGGAGGAACGTGGGCTCCGCACTTTGCGGACAGGCCGAGCACCGAGCCGGTCGCTGACTGCCGCAGAGGTACGTCCATGCCTTCAGAGGTCGAGCGGAACATCGCGTGCCGTGGGGCCAGATGGGTGTACGGGCGGAGGGGAGGAGCGTGATTCTCCCGGCTCGCCTCTGGGCGAGGAACTACTGTCGCGATAAGCCCTCGGTGGTCAGGCGTGCTCGTCCGATGGCTGTTGGTCAGGCTGGGCCGACCAGCTTGCCGGCTCGTCGTCGCCTGAGTCCTCGTCGCGCTCCGCGTCTGCGGCTGTCGCGTGGATCTTGCCCGACGCGTGGTGGACCGGCGCGTATACAGCGTAGAGCTGCAGGGGCTCGTCACCGATGTTGGTGACGTTGTGCCAAGTGCCGGCGGGTACGAAGATTGCCCAACCATCCTCGACCTCCTGGTCGAAGTCGAGTCGATCCTTCGCGCGGCCCATCTGGACGCGGCCCCGGCCTGCGTCGAGTCGTAGGAATTGGTCGGTCTCCGGGTGTGCTTCCAAGCCGATGTCCTCACCCACCGGAATCGACATGAGGGTCAACTGAAGATACTTCCCGGACCAGGCGACGGCGCGATAGTCCGTGTTTTCAAGCGTCGCCTTCTCAAGGTCGAAGCTTTGAGGTTCCGGCCCGATGTCCTTGATGGTCATCTTCTCTCCCGGTCAACGAAGGCGGTACGCGGTCGCGGTCTGGCCAGCGCACGTCGGCATTCTCAGAGCCCTGGGCGTTTCTGGCCACAAGTGCGCGAGCTGCTACCGCACGAGCAACCGGTTGTGACCAGTTGCCGCATTCCGCCGTGCGTGCAGTCGATGACGGTCTTGCCGGCCATGCGCCGACGCGGCACCTCCATGATCGAGTGCTTGTCCGCGCACTCGAGTACAATCCGCGACTCCTGAGCCTGCGTCGTTGCGCGACAACGCACCCCCGGCACAGCCTGCTGGACATCGATTATCGGCTCCTGGCGCTACTGCGGAACAGGACTCCTACCCGCCAGGATGACACTTTGCGTGATGTTTCGCGCCATGGGTGTCACCTGGCGTGGTGGGCGAGTGACACCGGGACGCGGGTGGCCGGGTCGGCGTGCGAGCCGTGCGCGCACCACCCACGATGGGCGACGCACCCATCCACTACCGCCCGTCAGGAGCACCCATGCTGGAGCGCACGCTGCGCAAGGACCGCACCGAGGTCACCTTCATCCTTCCCGCCGACAACCCGTCGGGGCCGGTCAGCGTGGTGGGCGACTTCAACGGCTGGCAGCCCGGCGTGCACACGCTCAAGGCCCGCAAGGACGGCAAGCGCGCCGTCACGGTCGAGCGGCCCAGCGAGGGCACCCATTCCTTCCGGTACCTGGCCGCCGGGGACTACTGGTTCAACGACGAGAGCGCCCGGGACCAGGACGGCCCCAACAGCCGCCTCCACACCTGAGCCAGCTTCCGCCGCGACCGGCCCCGGCCGTCGGCCACACCAGCAAATTCAAGGGTGGAGGGCTGGAGATCTGCGATGTCTTGGACCCTGACGGTCAGCTGATCTGCGTCAACAGGGCCACCTCCGGTACCGCCCCCTCAACCACCTCTTCGCCCAAGGCGTGGTCGCAGTGGAGACCTTGCTGAGCGATTCGGAGGTACGGGCCAAGCTCCTCCAGCAGGTGGCTGCCCACATCCCAGACCACCGTCTCATCCAAGACTTCGGCACGCTCCGCGTGGTCTTCGGCATCCTGCTGAAGGACGGCGAGGGCATTGCCGTCGACTCGCTCTTCGCCTTCGCTCAAGTCTCGCTGCTGCAATCGTGACCACCAGGGGCCAGCTGACGCCGGCGAAGTGAGAGCTGACGCTCGGCAGGGGGCCGGCTTCGCACTGTGGGCTGCCCGTGCCGTTTGTGGTCACGCGGTGCCCGCCGGTCAGACGTGGCGGTCGCATCACTTCCTGACGTCACGTCGTTGAGCAGCCGGAATTCGTGGTCCATGGCCGCCCGGCACCGCACCTGATTGCCTTGTGGGAGGTTCTCGAGTCCGTACGGTGCGCAGGAGCACCTCCGCCTTGCGATGTCCGGGACCGGACCCGCCGTGTACGCGAGGTGAGGTTCGATTCCGGCCGATTGGCGGATGTTGTCGGACCGTGAGCCCGCATGCATGGCTAGGGTGAATTCCCTCAACTAGCTTCTTGGAGACGGAACATGCGCATATCAGCTCTGTCTGTCACCGCTGCGGCAATGGCCGCGACGATAGCGGGAGGAGCAGTCCCGGCCGCTGCTGACACGTTGGTCAGTAAGGTCAACCTGGAGGCCGGCGCCGGCCTCCACCGCAATTCCGCGACTGTGACCTATGAGCGCGTCGACGGCGCGGTGAACTCGGTCAAGATCATCTCGCTGCAGGCCTTCTCCGGCGAGCCCGACTGCGTCTGGGTGGAGTGGAACGACCCGAAGGACGTGGGGGACGGCTGGACCGCCCTCAATTCAGAGCCTCCATGTCACGGCGGCAGCCTCGGGGAGACGATCAACCAGATCATCGAGGCGCCCAAGGGATATCAGCTCAAGATCCGCCTGGTTGCCTACCACGACGGAGGGATCGAAGTGATCCACAAGGACATCGCAAAGCTCTAACGACGTGGTGCGCGGCTGAGGTCGGGGCGTGTTGGCCTGGCGGGCTGGCTGGCGGGTGATCACCGCTCTGCGGTGCGGTCGGAGACGAGTCCGGCGATCGCAAGATGGGTCTGGTCGTAGTATGCGCGGCGTCCGATGAACCGCTGGAGGGGCCGCCACTGCTTGTGTTCGGCGTTGGCGTGCTCGACGCAGATCCGCTCCGAGGACTGCCGCTTGCGTGCCTCCTCCCACGCCTTGACGTCCTCGGCGGGGGCGTCCTTCCCGGGCTTCTTCGGCGGTGCCTGGACCTGGTCGGGAAACCGTTTGGCCAGGCCCCGGTATTCGGCGTCGGCCTTGGCCTTGGCCTTGACCTTGGGATATTGCTTGAACAGGTTGCTGATCCCCTCGGTGTTCACCGCCGTCTGATCGTGCATACGGCCCGGCCGGATCGCGCCCGTTCACAGGGTGCGGCCCTTCTCGTCAGTGATGACGGTGGCCTTCTTCGTGTTCTGCCGCATCTTTCCGGAGACGAAGACCCGCCATCCGGGCAGACCTGCCTTCGGGTGTCGTACGCGCACCTCGGTGCCGTCGAGCCGCATCTCAACGCCCTTCGCGTCGGCGTAGGCGAAGACGTCGGCCAGCGTGTGCAGGCGCAGTCCGGCCTCGCCGTGGACCGCGAAGCCGCGGCGGGCGAGCAGGGGACGGATCTCGTGGACGCCCCGGGTGATGGTGGAGCGGTCGACGCCGTAGAAGACGGCCAGAGCTGCATGCGGGAGTTGGAACCGCAGGACCACCAGGGTCGCGATCACCCGATCGGTGAAGACCAGTTGATGGCCAGGCCGCCGCCCTCAGCCCGCAGACGCTCACGACCTCGGCGTTCACGCAGCCGAGAGTCCTCCCGTGCCATCCACGGGTCGGCCAACTCGACGATGAGGGCGCCAAGTCGACGCCGAGAGATGCCAGTACAGATACGATGCGAGAGAGCCGTACGGGCCAGGTATTGCGTCACAACAACACCAACCCGTACGGCTCTCTTCACGTCACGGCCCGGCCGTCCCCGC is drawn from Streptomyces sp. NBC_01232 and contains these coding sequences:
- a CDS encoding isoamylase early set domain-containing protein, which codes for MLERTLRKDRTEVTFILPADNPSGPVSVVGDFNGWQPGVHTLKARKDGKRAVTVERPSEGTHSFRYLAAGDYWFNDESARDQDGPNSRLHT
- a CDS encoding SAV_915 family protein, with translation MCLFLYDESDSEPEEQGPAGPVYVPARPGEAHVVVRLFRTPMGTRTAVGFTSPERLAATLGTAQPWIRLSEAALRAMARPLGASLLTVDPALTAPPVPTADAGPTGAPLTWVSETTARTA
- a CDS encoding DUF6119 family protein, whose translation is MRQQGHLRYRPLNHLFAQGVVAVETLLSDSEVRAKLLQQVAAHIPDHRLIQDFGTLRVVFGILLKDGEGIAVDSLFAFAQVSLLQS
- the lysA gene encoding diaminopimelate decarboxylase; translation: MSVWPASTRPLPHGDLAVGGVSLTQIAERFATPVYVLDEGEVRGRCRTYRDAFPDADVLYAAKAFLSRAMVRWVQEEGLGLDVCSAGELELAVTTGFPPERIVLHGNAKSPHDLEAALRLGVGRIVIDSPSKIARIAAAVGPGGRQKVMVRVVPGVSAGGHDKIRTGREDQKFGLSLTDGGAQHAVTRILGQPRLELTGLHCHIGCQISEVKPYLVALRRMIGLMARIRDTHGLVLPELDMGGGHGIAYQPGVPALDLTALARRMRTELVDGCAAAGLPVPRLAVEPGRAVVGPAGVALYRVLTVKHTGENVFVAVDGGMIDNPRPALYGVRYAPRLVGRHSAAGPRTATVVGRHCEAGDILASDVQLPGDIHPGDLLAVPVAGAYQLSMASGYNLVGRPAVVAVHEDTARLLVRREALEDHRRRDIGA
- a CDS encoding cupin domain-containing protein, which produces MTIKDIGPEPQSFDLEKATLENTDYRAVAWSGKYLQLTLMSIPVGEDIGLEAHPETDQFLRLDAGRGRVQMGRAKDRLDFDQEVEDGWAIFVPAGTWHNVTNIGDEPLQLYAVYAPVHHASGKIHATAADAERDEDSGDDEPASWSAQPDQQPSDEHA
- a CDS encoding universal stress protein, whose amino-acid sequence is MVGVTGTLGSLAALHRAAAEARARDAELRVVLAWQSPGGELGSRNGLSPSALAECRTAAVERLREVLDTAFRAVKPGVALAGLTVRGKPGAVLVDTARGVEDLLVVGTGSRTPLRRLPHPPSPALCAPQEQERRRCLRAIRLSGSGWKPVAKYPEDGSRWGMGGPDRGRRSTPPSGVGPRMAAAVVRYRPSVLDRPFHSAISVRSHHS
- a CDS encoding helix-turn-helix domain-containing protein, which produces MPGGRLTQQERQRIAAGLTGKLSYAEIARRLDRPTSTISREIARNGGPGGYRPQQAQLATVQRAQRGTPAPPRAAGAPGGAMEEEIIELAVRSGLPRMTARVHVDLLLSEDGRRTAAELTRRLKVSPASVSVAVNFLVEHGYVRRERDPQRRRDIYVVDDDAWYHSIVISSRQTLEAAQASTAAAQAYGPESPVGQRLAKVGAFLEQVSLDMLESADRCRRLLA
- a CDS encoding DUF5988 family protein — protein: MATKAVLEGGPDDLPERIVPISDPGQDLKIPHRGGYEHFKNTSRHQDSPEGRLAVYEWWERTEIAE
- a CDS encoding 1-phosphofructokinase family hexose kinase; the encoded protein is MTMNPAVDLCWEVGHLEVIGKNRARVRSVAAGGGGINVARHVVRLGGRATAVHTAGGEVGLRLNRLLDEEGVDHVAIDIDDGTREALVLFEAESSRGYHIVPPGPHLHDHEGRRSLDALVQAVGNCPYVVASGSLPGGLPDDFYAVAARRVREAGSRLVLDTSGPALRGALAEGVFLLRCNRTEAESLTGRPVRGFDDARALNEHLLTTGAAEIAVTTLGELGALCSTGHGHTELYAPPLPGEPLSDAGAGDSMVAALITQLAAGEDPVSAAASGVAAAAAAILTPSTEPFDLDTARSLRSQVRTRSQTDARRRGV
- a CDS encoding MerR family transcriptional regulator, whose product is MLQPCPWGKVKWDDDEVITIGQLAGYIGVSIKTVRVYHDKGLLPEPDRDASGYRRYGANDAVDLIKVRTLAEAGVPLARIRYLRAAGEEEFRQALGEIDDELDARIRSLQDTQGRLRRLAAGRLVPLPGEVFAHLEDLARWGFTPRWVDLQRDLWILVFATHPDRATTLFHEQAEILADPTLRWLFLDYDHAHDLDADDPRLEDLARGIAEANRERYGPDERPGLDTGSEIPALIQSRVNASSPAWERLDSLIRARLDA
- a CDS encoding cytochrome P450 — encoded protein: MDESVHTVTTLPTERQSGCPFDPPAELIDARRHGPISRYTHPGGKPGWMITGYDLVRSVLADPRFSSRKDLLNVVDFEIPPAPPGEFLLMDDPQHSRYRKPLVGKFTARRMRLLTERIEQITTDCLDAMEKAGPSADLVTAFAKPIPTIIICELLGVPYEDRASFQEQIDKFMNGETGDEELMAAYTATQTYLAELVAAKRANPTDDVLSELTDSDLTDEELQGISLILLAAGFDTTANMLSLGTFALLQNPEQLAALRADPALIDQAVEELLRYLSVAKSFMRTALEDVEVGGQTIEAGTTVVLSYNTANRDPERYPDPHTLDLGRDSGGHLAFGHGIHLCLGAQLARIEMRVAFSALLGRFPTLRLAVPAEDVALRPETADIYGVKSLPVTWEV